Genomic segment of uncultured Tolumonas sp.:
TGGATGGCTGACCTAAATGCTGCACTGAGTCACTGGCGGACAAGGCTGCGTCCTAACGGAAGGGTCGGCTTTCATGCTTTTTCGGAAAATGCTTTTGTGACAGGGACAGTGGCACAATCAGTGCTATCAAACTTCGGCATATCGTATTTGATGAGTCAACCGACGGGAACTCCAGAAAAATGTCGCGCATTACTGACAGATGCAGGCTATAGGAATATTGAGGTGATTGTGCTGGAGGATGGTGAGTATATCAGCCTAGAAGAGGCGAAAGGTTCATGGGTTAGTGCGTCTTATCCTGCTCCAGGCCAATATCCTCATCCTCTTACACTGATGACAAATGAACAGTTGGCTGAGGCTCAAGCTGAATTCGATCGCCAGCTGGAAATATTGAATTCCCGCGAAGGTATTTGGAATGATATGACCACCTTTTGCGTCTACGGGGAAAAATAGGTCGGCGACCATCAGATGGTGTTGATTCTATTATGCAACAGCAACGAGCAACTACGCTGCACAACCGCCCCCAAAACCGAGTTATATCAATGTTACCAGTTTTATCTCGTGCCGAACGCAGACGCATTGAAAAAATTATTCATAAAA
This window contains:
- a CDS encoding class I SAM-dependent methyltransferase: MIKTEQVQEYKQGIARFYSQRSQSYDDSAWHDKIARKLVDYSNIAVNSKVLDIATGTGMVTFYVATKLGPHGSVIGIDIAEGMIERAKAKLNDKSNPNVRFEIGDGEDLAFPPHTFDYIFCSSALIWMADLNAALSHWRTRLRPNGRVGFHAFSENAFVTGTVAQSVLSNFGISYLMSQPTGTPEKCRALLTDAGYRNIEVIVLEDGEYISLEEAKGSWVSASYPAPGQYPHPLTLMTNEQLAEAQAEFDRQLEILNSREGIWNDMTTFCVYGEK